AAATTACACTGCTTGGGGCCTTCTAAAGCTTCTCAAAGGACTTTTAAAATTAGACCTTTCATCTTGCCACCAGATAAATGATCATGATCTGAAAGTGATTTTGCAGGCCGGAAAGGAATTAACCCACTTGAATTTGGCTCGATGTGTTAACCTATCCGATCTTTCATTTTTTGAAATTCCCAAAATCACCAAGCAATTGATGGAATTAAATCTATCTGAATGCCGTATTTATGATGCCGGTTTGATCGATATCTTGAGTAAGTGTCGAAAAATGACCCATTTAATCGTCCGAAAATGTTCAACCTTATCGGATCGGGGAGTGTTGGAGGGGATAAGAAATGCACCAAATCTTCAGACAATCGACTTGTCCGGATGTGGATTTTCAAACGCTTCCATTCGAATCATCCAAGAAGCTCGTCCTTATCTTTTTTTGAATGTTTGAAAAATATTTTCGCAGTTTTTATGTCTTCTGATATTTGCTGCTTAAGTTGCTTGAGAGAAGAAAATTTGACCTCGGTGCGGAGAAAATGCAGTGGTATGAGTTCGACAGTCTTTCCAAGAAGGTTTAAAATACCGTCTAACATAAAGACTTCAAAAGTTGGCAGTCGGGTATTTTTCAAAGTGGGAGCAACTCCTAAATTGGCAACTCCGGGCAGAGTGGCTTGATCGCATTTTAAATGGACTGCATAGACTCCAAATGGAGGAAGGCAGAGGTTGGCAACATCGAGATTAGCTGTAGGAAAGCCGATTTGAGTGCCGATTTGTTCACCTTTAATAACAGTTGATAAGATAGAGTACGGTCTTTCCAAAAGCTTGCTGGCTTCGGTGAAATTGCCGTTTTTTACAGCAATGCGGATGTTGCTGCTAGAGACGGTGATGCCATTGATATCAACGCAGTCGATATAATCAGTTGTGAAGCCGAAGATTTTGGCTTGTTGTTGAATTGCCTCTTGATCTCCTTGGCGATTGTTGCCGAATCGTGCATCATATCCTAGTACCAAATGGGAGAAAGGGATAAATTTTCTGATCGATTGAATAAAAGTTTCTGCCGACTGTTTTGAAAACTCAAGAGAGAAGGGGATTTGGATGAGAAAATCAACAGATAGCTTTTCAAGAAGTTGCTTTTTGTGTAAGGGAGTGCAGATAGGTAGTACAGGAGTGCGATTGGGAAGAACTTCAGAAGGGTGGTTGCTAAAAGTCAGAACGACGCTTTTTCCACCGATTAACCGTGCATAGGAGACAGATTGTTCTATGACGCGGTGATGTCCACGATGGACGCCGTCGAAATTCCCAATGGTTAGCACAACAGGAACATCAAGTGGCTTAAAATCTTCTATTTTTTGATAGATACCGATCATGATTCAAAATTTTTGAGCATAGTTCATTTACATCTAAATCGGGAGCATCCAGTTGTTTCCCGTCAAAGCAGTCGGCTAAAGTTAGTGATCCGCTACGCGTTCTCGTCAGAGTCGCAAGGTGTGCGCCACATCCAAGAGATTGCCCAAGATCATGGGCAATTGACCGGATATAAGTCCCTTTGCTGCAAGTCACGCGTATGTCAAGATATGGATATTCGTAGGCGATGAGGTCGGTTTGCACGTGAAGTTTTACGGGTTTGCGTTCAATGACCTCCCCCTGCCTGGCAAGTTTATAGAGTTTTTGGCCGTTGATTTTTTTTGCCGAGTACATCGGGGGAATTTGCTCAATCACTCCTTGGAAGTGCGAAA
This genomic window from Waddlia chondrophila WSU 86-1044 contains:
- a CDS encoding bifunctional riboflavin kinase/FAD synthetase produces the protein MIGIYQKIEDFKPLDVPVVLTIGNFDGVHRGHHRVIEQSVSYARLIGGKSVVLTFSNHPSEVLPNRTPVLPICTPLHKKQLLEKLSVDFLIQIPFSLEFSKQSAETFIQSIRKFIPFSHLVLGYDARFGNNRQGDQEAIQQQAKIFGFTTDYIDCVDINGITVSSSNIRIAVKNGNFTEASKLLERPYSILSTVIKGEQIGTQIGFPTANLDVANLCLPPFGVYAVHLKCDQATLPGVANLGVAPTLKNTRLPTFEVFMLDGILNLLGKTVELIPLHFLRTEVKFSSLKQLKQQISEDIKTAKIFFKHSKKDKDELLG
- the truB gene encoding tRNA pseudouridine(55) synthase TruB, giving the protein MKSKTQESLLKLQTTPSSEGILPINKPVGITAFTLVRKLRRLLGVKKIGHAGTLDPFATGVMVMLIGRNYTKFSDHLMGQEKEYVGRVHLGIVTDTYDSDGVKLQTHSLIPSIEEISSALSHFQGVIEQIPPMYSAKKINGQKLYKLARQGEVIERKPVKLHVQTDLIAYEYPYLDIRVTCSKGTYIRSIAHDLGQSLGCGAHLATLTRTRSGSLTLADCFDGKQLDAPDLDVNELCSKILNHDRYLSKNRRF